A region of Myxococcus stipitatus DSM 14675 DNA encodes the following proteins:
- a CDS encoding cytidine deaminase, translating to MADEIPWERLFDEAIGVARRAHVPYSRFPVGAAVLYADGSVVSGCNVENATYGLTVCAERNALAAGVAQGRSQPVAVAVVANTETPVPPCGMCRQVMAEFAGPNLPVRSRTPKGDVARYTLGELLPHAFTKDFL from the coding sequence ATGGCGGATGAGATTCCCTGGGAGCGGCTGTTCGACGAAGCCATTGGGGTCGCGCGGCGAGCGCACGTGCCGTACTCCCGCTTCCCGGTGGGCGCGGCCGTCCTCTACGCGGACGGCTCCGTGGTGTCGGGCTGCAACGTGGAGAACGCCACCTACGGGCTGACCGTCTGTGCCGAGCGCAACGCGCTGGCCGCGGGCGTGGCGCAGGGGCGCTCCCAGCCCGTGGCGGTGGCGGTGGTCGCGAACACGGAGACGCCCGTGCCTCCGTGCGGGATGTGCCGGCAGGTGATGGCCGAGTTCGCGGGACCGAACCTGCCCGTGCGAAGCCGCACCCCCAAGGGCGATGTGGCGCGCTACACGCTGGGCGAGCTGCTGCCGCACGCCTTCACCAAGGACTTTCTCTAA
- a CDS encoding PilZ domain-containing protein, whose amino-acid sequence MDAQLPERVSPEVGPFPGAWGGDTDMSGKIGTAMAERNNSMSDKAEDRRDSPRIPMRLKLRRAGSSADFEERDGDLSLGGCAWNGEGLEAGAQVEARFKLPILPDEVEAKGEVLHVTQGPQGPTVHVRFADMPVEAELAIARHLDDMRLAGEQH is encoded by the coding sequence GTGGATGCGCAGCTTCCGGAGAGGGTGTCTCCGGAGGTGGGCCCCTTCCCGGGCGCTTGGGGCGGTGACACGGACATGAGCGGCAAGATTGGAACGGCGATGGCCGAGAGGAACAACTCGATGAGCGACAAGGCCGAGGACCGGCGCGACTCTCCCCGGATTCCCATGCGCTTGAAGTTGCGCCGGGCGGGGAGCTCGGCGGACTTCGAGGAGCGCGACGGGGACCTGTCCCTGGGGGGCTGCGCTTGGAATGGCGAGGGGTTGGAGGCGGGGGCCCAGGTGGAGGCCCGCTTCAAGCTCCCCATCCTCCCCGATGAAGTGGAGGCCAAGGGGGAGGTGCTTCATGTGACGCAAGGTCCCCAGGGGCCCACCGTGCACGTGCGCTTCGCGGACATGCCCGTGGAGGCGGAGCTGGCCATTGCCCGGCACCTGGACGACATGCGGCTGGCGGGCGAGCAGCACTGA
- a CDS encoding ABC transporter permease produces MRWDALSRLVRLSLARERRGAFFSAFGVAMGVGTLVFFIGLGLGVGQVIREKIFPTDARLVDVVPSSVSLGSLLGGGQLDAAAVERLRALPGVEAAYRKMNVRVPAVTRYDGVFFGTRLRMGMEVLALGVEPELVKGDVQLGEFKDPSEGQPIPAVVSTRLLELYNKTFAPARKLPQLSAGMIVGFGFPVEFNRSYVSSSASGPSRSMQTQVVGASDRAMFAGITIPLETAIRINREAGVDAENYSGLTLVATDPSKVPALVDAVKAMGLEIDDQERRMAENTGAAVALTTSALALLSILICVLAAVNIAHALSASVRARAREIGVMQAVGASRSDIRAIVLAEASVVGLAGGAIGTAVALAASFGVDRFASGYLPNFPFKPDSFFSFPWPVVLGGVVLGLLAALAGAYFPSRRAAATDPARTLAG; encoded by the coding sequence GTGAGGTGGGATGCGCTGTCGCGACTGGTGCGGCTGAGCCTCGCGCGCGAGCGTCGGGGGGCGTTCTTCTCCGCCTTCGGCGTGGCCATGGGCGTGGGCACCCTCGTGTTCTTCATCGGCCTGGGGCTGGGGGTGGGCCAGGTCATCCGGGAGAAGATCTTCCCCACGGATGCGCGGCTGGTGGACGTGGTGCCCTCGTCGGTATCGCTGGGCTCGCTCCTGGGCGGTGGCCAGCTGGACGCGGCGGCCGTGGAGCGGCTGCGCGCGCTGCCCGGCGTCGAGGCGGCCTACCGGAAGATGAACGTGCGGGTGCCGGCGGTGACCCGGTACGACGGCGTCTTCTTCGGCACCAGGCTGCGCATGGGCATGGAGGTGCTGGCGTTGGGCGTGGAGCCCGAGCTGGTGAAGGGCGACGTGCAGCTCGGTGAGTTCAAGGACCCGAGCGAAGGCCAGCCGATTCCGGCCGTCGTCTCCACGCGCTTGCTGGAGCTGTACAACAAGACGTTTGCTCCGGCGCGCAAGCTGCCGCAGCTCTCCGCGGGGATGATCGTGGGCTTCGGCTTCCCGGTGGAGTTCAACCGCTCCTACGTGTCTTCGTCCGCTTCGGGCCCCAGTCGTTCGATGCAGACCCAGGTGGTGGGGGCGTCCGACCGGGCGATGTTCGCGGGCATCACCATCCCGCTGGAGACGGCGATTCGCATCAACCGCGAGGCGGGCGTGGACGCGGAGAACTACTCCGGCCTCACGCTCGTCGCCACGGACCCCTCCAAGGTCCCCGCGCTGGTGGACGCGGTGAAGGCGATGGGGCTGGAGATTGACGACCAGGAGCGGCGGATGGCGGAGAACACGGGCGCGGCGGTGGCGCTCACCACGTCCGCGCTGGCGCTCCTGTCCATCCTCATCTGCGTCCTCGCGGCGGTGAACATCGCCCACGCGCTGTCCGCCTCGGTGCGCGCGCGGGCGCGAGAGATTGGCGTCATGCAGGCGGTGGGCGCGTCGCGCTCGGACATCCGGGCCATCGTCCTGGCGGAGGCCTCCGTCGTCGGACTGGCGGGGGGCGCCATCGGCACCGCGGTGGCGCTGGCCGCGTCCTTCGGCGTGGACCGCTTCGCCTCCGGCTACCTGCCCAACTTCCCCTTCAAGCCCGACAGTTTCTTCTCCTTCCCCTGGCCGGTGGTGCTGGGCGGAGTGGTCCTGGGGCTCCTGGCCGCGTTGGCCGGGGCCTACTTCCCCAGCCGCCGCGCCGCCGCCACCGACCCCGCACGGACGCTCGCCGGATGA
- a CDS encoding ABC transporter substrate-binding protein: MKLHRGPGLFLFLFLCVLGAAWVFASRSGYLDTLQARFFPAVREAVRLSPGDFPAGVSAPVADVASVPLRPVLVGFTPRGSAAGLLVAAGGATTLDNPALPPGAAQGLLKTAYALDARAVLFAREEELRQALSIGAENGGVDMAMLSVDRLASWAPGLRDAAPRTVMLAGRSRGQEALAAVGVTDLAGLRGKRVGIYPFSSTHYFALWVLARAGLRTTDVRWVELPSTLDAGRALREGRVDAVVGLWGDVELAARDRGGAVLATTADAPHLVATVLVARGDFAARYPDAVRRVLRGMLDAGQSVLKDPSAGARMLGEVAPYLGDPTEAIRSAPPATLADNRAFFGLSGEAPVTYDELYQSAAALFQKLKQGPQVPLAEDTRDLGALKYVSEARGP; the protein is encoded by the coding sequence ATGAAGCTCCACCGCGGGCCAGGTCTCTTCCTCTTCTTGTTCCTCTGCGTGTTGGGCGCGGCGTGGGTGTTCGCGTCCCGCAGTGGATACCTGGACACCCTCCAGGCGCGCTTCTTCCCCGCCGTTCGCGAGGCGGTGCGGCTGTCCCCCGGAGACTTCCCGGCGGGTGTGTCCGCGCCCGTGGCGGACGTCGCGTCCGTGCCGCTCAGGCCCGTGCTGGTGGGCTTCACGCCGCGAGGCTCGGCGGCGGGGCTGCTCGTGGCGGCGGGTGGCGCCACGACGCTGGACAACCCCGCGCTTCCTCCCGGCGCCGCGCAGGGCCTCTTGAAGACGGCCTATGCGCTGGATGCGCGGGCGGTGCTCTTCGCCCGCGAGGAGGAACTGCGGCAGGCCCTGTCCATCGGCGCGGAGAACGGCGGCGTGGACATGGCGATGTTGTCCGTGGACCGGCTGGCGTCATGGGCGCCGGGCTTGCGGGACGCGGCGCCGCGCACGGTCATGCTGGCGGGACGCAGCCGAGGCCAGGAGGCGCTCGCGGCGGTGGGGGTGACGGACCTTGCGGGCCTGCGAGGCAAGCGCGTGGGCATCTATCCCTTCAGCTCCACGCACTACTTCGCCCTGTGGGTGCTGGCGCGGGCGGGCCTGCGGACGACGGACGTGCGGTGGGTGGAGCTGCCCTCCACGCTGGACGCGGGCCGGGCGCTGCGCGAGGGCCGGGTGGACGCGGTGGTGGGGCTGTGGGGCGACGTGGAGCTGGCGGCGCGGGACAGGGGCGGAGCGGTGCTCGCGACGACGGCGGACGCGCCGCACCTGGTGGCCACGGTGCTGGTGGCGCGGGGTGACTTCGCGGCGCGCTACCCGGACGCGGTGAGGCGTGTGCTGCGTGGGATGCTGGATGCCGGGCAGAGCGTGTTGAAGGACCCGTCGGCGGGGGCTCGGATGCTCGGCGAGGTGGCGCCGTACCTGGGTGACCCGACGGAGGCCATCCGGAGCGCGCCGCCCGCCACGCTGGCGGACAATCGAGCGTTCTTCGGTCTTTCCGGCGAGGCGCCAGTCACCTATGACGAGCTCTACCAGAGCGCCGCCGCGCTTTTTCAGAAGCTCAAGCAGGGCCCGCAGGTGCCCCTCGCGGAGGATACGAGGGACCTGGGAGCGTTGAAGTACGTGTCGGAGGCGCGCGGTCCCTGA
- a CDS encoding TetR/AcrR family transcriptional regulator: MKPKPAAAPVGRPRGFDADEALDRALRLFWRQGYEGTSLSDLTAELGINRPSLYAAFGNKESLFRKALDRYVERQMGLFHDAFAKPTARAAVEHLLLGLADAQTLPREPKGCITVQGALVSGADAAPVQGELAARRAAGEKALRERLEQGQREGDVPAEVDCAELARYFTTVTQGMAVQAASGASRESLRRVARMAMLAWPT; encoded by the coding sequence ATGAAACCCAAACCAGCCGCCGCTCCTGTCGGGCGACCGCGGGGCTTCGACGCGGACGAGGCGTTGGACCGCGCGCTGCGCCTGTTCTGGCGCCAGGGGTACGAGGGCACCTCGTTGTCGGACCTGACGGCGGAGCTGGGCATCAACCGCCCCAGCCTCTATGCGGCGTTCGGCAACAAGGAGTCGTTGTTCCGCAAGGCGCTGGACCGCTACGTGGAGCGGCAGATGGGCCTCTTCCATGACGCCTTCGCCAAGCCGACGGCCCGCGCCGCCGTCGAGCACCTGTTGCTGGGCCTGGCGGACGCCCAGACGCTGCCCCGGGAGCCCAAGGGCTGCATCACCGTGCAGGGCGCGCTGGTGAGCGGGGCGGACGCGGCCCCCGTCCAAGGGGAGCTGGCGGCGAGGCGGGCCGCCGGGGAGAAGGCCCTTCGCGAGCGGCTGGAGCAGGGGCAGCGCGAGGGGGACGTGCCGGCGGAGGTCGACTGCGCGGAGCTGGCCCGCTACTTCACCACCGTGACGCAGGGCATGGCGGTCCAGGCCGCCAGCGGGGCCAGCCGGGAGTCGCTCCGGCGCGTGGCCCGGATGGCGATGTTGGCCTGGCCGACGTGA
- a CDS encoding 5'-deoxyadenosine deaminase produces MDLLLTGGTVVTMNREREVLVDADVLIQDGRIAKVGRGLKPRGTRRVVDVTGKMVLPGLIHGHLHACQTLFRGRADSRELLDWLRECIWPFEASHDAASMRASADLTFAELIRSGATAALDMGSVHHYDAVFESARDSGFRLVGGKAMMDTGVGVPAGLLESTAESLAESLALLERWHGTHEGRLRYAFAPRFVLTCTPELLREVVRLSRERGVRIHTHASENSKETEAVRQYTGGRDNVDYFHTVGLMGQHVTLAHCVWLSDEEQSLVRETRTVVCHCPGSNLKLASGIAKVPELLDAGVPVALGSDGAPCNNTLDIFHEMRLAAVLHNPRVGPCAMTPMRVLEMATLHGARALGLEDEVGSLEVGKRADITVVDVSGLHAGPTAEDPLSPLVHSARASDVTHVFIDGQAVLKDGVLTTLDAASVMANAKSHVERILGLRQRARG; encoded by the coding sequence GTGGATCTGCTTCTAACCGGCGGTACCGTGGTGACGATGAACCGCGAGCGGGAAGTGCTCGTGGACGCGGACGTGCTCATCCAGGATGGGCGCATCGCGAAGGTGGGCAGGGGCCTGAAGCCCCGGGGCACGCGGCGGGTGGTGGATGTGACGGGCAAGATGGTGCTGCCCGGCCTCATCCATGGCCACCTGCACGCCTGTCAGACGTTGTTCCGAGGCCGCGCGGACAGTCGGGAGCTGCTCGACTGGCTGCGTGAGTGCATCTGGCCCTTCGAGGCGTCGCACGACGCGGCCTCGATGCGCGCCTCGGCCGACCTGACCTTCGCGGAGTTGATTCGCTCGGGCGCCACGGCGGCGCTCGACATGGGCAGCGTGCATCACTACGACGCTGTCTTCGAGTCCGCGCGGGACTCCGGCTTCAGGCTGGTGGGCGGCAAGGCGATGATGGACACGGGCGTGGGGGTGCCCGCGGGATTGCTCGAGTCCACCGCCGAGTCACTCGCCGAGAGCCTGGCGCTCCTGGAGCGCTGGCACGGCACGCACGAGGGGCGGCTGCGCTATGCGTTCGCGCCCCGCTTCGTGCTGACGTGTACGCCCGAGCTCCTGCGGGAGGTGGTGAGGCTCTCGCGCGAGCGCGGGGTGCGCATCCACACGCACGCGAGCGAGAACTCCAAGGAGACCGAAGCGGTGCGCCAGTACACGGGCGGCCGGGACAACGTCGACTACTTCCACACCGTGGGGTTGATGGGGCAGCACGTGACGCTGGCCCACTGCGTGTGGCTGTCCGACGAGGAGCAGTCGCTCGTTCGCGAGACGCGCACCGTGGTGTGTCACTGCCCGGGCTCCAACCTCAAGCTCGCGTCGGGCATCGCCAAGGTGCCGGAGCTCCTGGATGCGGGAGTGCCCGTCGCGCTGGGCTCGGATGGCGCGCCCTGCAACAACACGCTCGACATCTTCCATGAGATGCGGCTCGCGGCGGTGCTGCACAACCCGCGCGTGGGGCCGTGCGCCATGACGCCCATGCGCGTGCTGGAGATGGCCACACTGCACGGCGCCCGCGCGCTGGGGCTCGAGGACGAAGTGGGCTCGCTCGAGGTCGGCAAGCGCGCCGACATCACCGTGGTGGACGTGAGCGGCCTGCACGCGGGCCCCACGGCGGAGGACCCCCTCTCGCCGCTGGTGCACTCGGCGCGCGCCAGCGACGTCACGCACGTCTTCATCGACGGGCAGGCGGTGCTGAAGGACGGCGTGCTCACCACGCTGGACGCGGCTTCCGTGATGGCCAACGCGAAGTCCCACGTGGAGCGCATCCTGGGCCTTCGTCAGCGCGCTCGCGGCTGA
- a CDS encoding SET domain-containing protein-lysine N-methyltransferase yields the protein MNTGEALYLHPGVKVRPCEWGYGVFTDEFIKGGELIEECRYLKVLQKHTRHPPLDDYVFQIRWSEREQQPAGDWVALVLGYGMLYNHAKEPSAAYYRALDRDLFTFYALRDIHPGEQIFISYGEEWWDSRGQGVPP from the coding sequence ATGAACACGGGCGAAGCGCTTTACCTCCATCCGGGCGTGAAGGTCCGGCCCTGTGAATGGGGCTACGGTGTCTTCACGGACGAATTCATCAAGGGCGGCGAGCTCATCGAGGAGTGTCGCTACCTCAAGGTGCTGCAGAAGCACACGCGGCACCCTCCGCTGGACGACTACGTCTTCCAGATTCGCTGGAGCGAGCGCGAGCAGCAGCCGGCGGGGGACTGGGTCGCCCTCGTCCTGGGCTACGGCATGCTCTACAACCACGCCAAGGAGCCCAGCGCCGCGTACTACCGCGCGCTGGACCGGGACCTCTTCACCTTCTACGCCCTGAGGGACATCCACCCCGGCGAGCAGATTTTCATCAGCTACGGCGAGGAGTGGTGGGACTCCCGGGGCCAGGGCGTGCCTCCCTGA
- a CDS encoding SDR family NAD(P)-dependent oxidoreductase codes for MSKKLAGKVALVTGGSRGIGAAAARALAAEGADVAISYVASAEKARALVRELESQGVRAAAFQADQEVPEEAAKLIHTATKHFGRLDILVNNAGVVAQGPVDASGNDHTALDRQHRVNVAGVIAAIREAAQVMGPGGRIITVGSSITGRVGWPGMADYTSTKAAVVGYSKGAARDLGPKGITVNVVQPGFTDTDMSAGMESQKPVINAAIALGRFGRPEEVADSIVFLAGPGASYITGSVLTVDGGHGA; via the coding sequence ATGTCGAAGAAGCTCGCAGGCAAGGTGGCGCTGGTGACGGGTGGCTCACGGGGTATCGGCGCGGCGGCGGCGCGTGCGCTCGCGGCGGAGGGGGCGGACGTGGCCATCAGCTACGTGGCCTCGGCGGAGAAGGCGCGGGCGTTGGTCCGGGAGTTGGAGTCCCAGGGCGTCCGCGCCGCGGCGTTCCAGGCGGACCAGGAGGTGCCCGAGGAGGCGGCGAAGCTCATCCACACCGCCACGAAGCACTTCGGCCGGCTGGACATCCTGGTCAACAACGCGGGGGTCGTCGCGCAGGGCCCCGTGGATGCGTCCGGCAATGACCACACCGCGCTGGACCGGCAGCACCGCGTCAACGTCGCGGGCGTCATCGCCGCCATTCGCGAGGCAGCGCAGGTGATGGGCCCGGGCGGGCGCATCATCACCGTGGGCTCCAGCATCACCGGACGCGTGGGCTGGCCGGGCATGGCGGACTACACGTCCACGAAGGCCGCGGTGGTGGGCTACAGCAAGGGCGCGGCCCGCGACCTGGGCCCCAAGGGCATCACCGTCAACGTGGTGCAGCCCGGCTTCACCGACACGGACATGTCCGCGGGGATGGAGTCCCAGAAGCCCGTCATCAACGCGGCCATCGCCCTGGGCCGCTTCGGCCGTCCGGAAGAGGTCGCGGACAGCATCGTGTTCCTGGCCGGACCGGGGGCCTCGTACATCACCGGCTCCGTGCTCACCGTGGACGGCGGTCACGGAGCCTGA
- a CDS encoding ABC transporter ATP-binding protein: MIHARDITKEYVDGDGTQVRVLDGMSLDVEAGDFVAVVGPSGSGKSTLLHLLGGLDIDYRGEVKVGGVTLRGLEDKALARFRNTHVGFVFQSFHLIPNLSALENVLLPSYFGPRDAQAVKRAEALLERVGLGAKKDRAPVRLSGGERQRVAIARALYGGPRLLLCDEPTGNLDAATGDGVIQLFRELHREGLTVLAVTHEERMSAAARRVLRLKEGKLVEERASERAVLGGAP; this comes from the coding sequence GTGATTCACGCCCGAGATATCACCAAGGAATATGTGGATGGAGATGGCACCCAGGTTCGGGTGCTCGACGGGATGTCCCTGGATGTCGAGGCGGGGGACTTCGTCGCCGTGGTGGGCCCGTCCGGCAGCGGCAAGTCCACGCTGTTGCATCTGCTGGGCGGCCTGGACATCGACTACCGGGGCGAGGTGAAGGTGGGCGGGGTGACGCTGCGCGGCCTCGAGGACAAGGCGCTGGCGCGCTTCCGCAACACGCACGTGGGCTTCGTCTTCCAGTCCTTCCACCTCATCCCCAACCTGTCCGCGCTGGAGAACGTGCTCCTGCCTTCGTACTTCGGCCCGCGCGACGCACAGGCCGTCAAGCGCGCGGAGGCGCTGCTGGAGCGCGTGGGGCTGGGCGCGAAGAAGGACCGCGCGCCGGTGCGCTTGTCCGGCGGCGAGCGCCAGCGCGTGGCCATCGCGAGAGCCCTCTACGGCGGGCCTCGGCTGCTCCTGTGCGACGAGCCCACGGGCAACCTGGACGCGGCCACGGGCGACGGTGTCATCCAGTTGTTCCGCGAGCTGCACCGCGAAGGGCTCACCGTGCTGGCCGTCACCCATGAAGAGCGGATGAGCGCGGCGGCGCGGCGGGTGCTGCGGCTCAAGGAGGGCAAGCTCGTGGAGGAGCGCGCCTCGGAGCGGGCCGTCCTGGGAGGTGCTCCGTGA
- a CDS encoding thymidine phosphorylase gives MQPYELIKTKRDGGRLDPADIRAFIQAYTAGTVADYQMAAMCMAVFFKGMDSRELGAWARAMLESGEVLDLTDTPAVKVDKHSTGGVGDKVSLSLAPLAAACGVPVPMISGRGLGHTGGTLDKLESIPGFDVNLSTEEYRRLVREVGCCLIGQTAQVAPADKKLYALRDVTATVDCIPLIASSIMSKKLAEGIDALVLDVKVGSGAFMKRDEDARTLARTMIGLGAEMGRKVVALLTDMDQPLGRKVGNALEVMEAVDMLRGEAPEDYTEITYALTAEMLVLGKKAASVDEARQKLRRAVEDGSALRKLREIIQSQGGDPRSVDDYSLLPQARSTVDVVAPRSGFVTGIDTEGVGLAAVALGAGRQRVDSKIDPAVGFTLLKKTGEAVKEGEPVVRVHYNDEAPVNGVKARLLAAYRFGDAAPAPRPLVRERVE, from the coding sequence GTGCAACCCTACGAGCTCATCAAGACCAAGCGCGATGGAGGCCGGCTGGACCCGGCGGACATCCGCGCGTTCATCCAGGCATATACGGCGGGGACGGTGGCGGACTACCAGATGGCGGCCATGTGCATGGCCGTCTTCTTCAAGGGGATGGACTCCCGGGAGCTGGGGGCCTGGGCACGGGCCATGCTGGAGTCGGGCGAGGTGCTGGACCTGACCGATACCCCGGCCGTGAAGGTGGACAAGCATTCGACGGGCGGGGTGGGGGACAAGGTGTCGCTCAGCCTGGCCCCCCTGGCGGCCGCGTGCGGCGTCCCGGTGCCGATGATTTCCGGCCGGGGCCTGGGCCACACCGGCGGGACGCTGGACAAGCTGGAGTCCATCCCGGGCTTCGACGTGAACCTCTCCACGGAGGAGTACCGTCGGCTGGTGCGCGAGGTGGGCTGCTGCCTGATTGGCCAGACGGCGCAGGTGGCGCCCGCGGACAAGAAGCTCTACGCGCTGCGCGACGTGACGGCGACGGTGGACTGCATCCCGCTGATTGCCTCCTCCATCATGAGCAAGAAGCTGGCGGAGGGCATCGACGCGCTGGTGCTGGACGTGAAGGTGGGCAGCGGCGCCTTCATGAAGCGCGACGAGGATGCCCGCACGCTGGCCCGGACGATGATTGGCCTGGGCGCGGAGATGGGCCGCAAGGTGGTGGCGCTCCTGACGGACATGGACCAGCCGCTGGGCCGCAAGGTGGGCAACGCGCTGGAGGTGATGGAGGCGGTGGACATGCTCCGCGGCGAGGCGCCGGAGGACTACACCGAAATCACCTACGCGCTGACCGCGGAGATGCTGGTGCTGGGCAAGAAGGCCGCCTCGGTGGACGAGGCCCGCCAGAAGCTGCGCCGCGCCGTCGAGGACGGAAGTGCCCTGCGCAAGCTGCGCGAAATCATCCAGTCGCAGGGCGGTGACCCGCGCTCCGTCGACGACTACTCGCTGCTTCCCCAGGCGCGCTCCACGGTGGACGTGGTGGCGCCCCGGAGTGGCTTCGTGACGGGCATCGACACGGAGGGCGTGGGCCTGGCGGCGGTGGCGCTCGGCGCGGGCCGGCAGCGGGTGGACAGCAAGATCGACCCCGCGGTGGGCTTCACCCTCCTGAAGAAGACGGGCGAGGCGGTGAAGGAGGGCGAGCCCGTGGTGCGCGTGCATTACAACGACGAGGCCCCCGTGAATGGCGTGAAGGCCCGTCTGCTGGCGGCCTACCGCTTCGGGGATGCCGCCCCCGCGCCTCGCCCCCTGGTGCGCGAGCGGGTGGAGTAG
- a CDS encoding PspA/IM30 family protein, whose protein sequence is MWDRLKRALRSFAGFFVSSIEDPELILEQNIRDLNDQVPKMNESIAMVRANVTLLEKENAKYKDDVRGLTAKVKAAIQAGRDDLAAQYATKLQVEKEALERNEAQLSTARLAYEKALNVKKAFMREKDRKTAEAMTAIRDARRAKWQAKVADTMESFTVAGIDSTHDEMLRKVEERTAVNEARMQMALESVDHQSAQIEEEAEKIQANELVKQFKMEMGLMDSPAPVSDVSGQTGKTIGKKVGVE, encoded by the coding sequence ATGTGGGACAGACTCAAAAGGGCATTGCGTAGCTTCGCGGGCTTCTTCGTCTCCTCCATCGAGGATCCGGAGCTCATCCTCGAGCAGAACATTCGCGACCTGAACGACCAGGTCCCGAAGATGAACGAGTCCATCGCCATGGTTCGGGCGAACGTGACGCTGCTCGAGAAGGAGAACGCCAAGTACAAGGATGACGTCCGTGGGCTGACGGCCAAGGTGAAGGCCGCCATTCAAGCGGGGCGCGACGACCTGGCGGCGCAGTACGCGACCAAGCTCCAGGTGGAGAAGGAGGCGCTCGAGCGCAACGAGGCGCAGCTGTCCACCGCGCGCCTGGCATACGAGAAGGCACTGAACGTCAAGAAGGCGTTCATGCGCGAGAAGGACCGCAAGACGGCGGAGGCCATGACGGCCATTCGCGACGCGCGGCGCGCCAAGTGGCAGGCCAAGGTGGCCGACACGATGGAGTCCTTCACCGTCGCCGGCATCGACTCGACGCACGACGAGATGCTCCGCAAGGTGGAGGAGCGCACCGCCGTGAACGAGGCGCGCATGCAGATGGCGCTCGAGTCGGTGGACCATCAGTCCGCGCAGATTGAAGAAGAGGCCGAGAAGATCCAGGCCAACGAGCTGGTGAAGCAGTTCAAGATGGAGATGGGGTTGATGGACAGCCCCGCCCCGGTGTCGGACGTCAGCGGACAGACGGGGAAGACCATCGGTAAGAAGGTCGGGGTCGAGTAG
- a CDS encoding sensor histidine kinase, giving the protein MDSVLGWPHSSFDESLARAVDAQRRSVLGTGAAVRLVGAAIFLVVTTALWLSGGADWAPYPPLLAPYVGVAGVLFAVRHRPEARWLGVVQSPVDVALVYGLQHLALPISPFPAGVAGFSLGLFALVVNLSGLTLRPVVVYGTALLASVAQGALMREAGVGWGAVVIAVITLFLVAAVKQYSTARLRMLAGALTRAEVDRALEARRSQEVEEARRTISRMLEEEHAKNEELRALQRDKELLTQFLIHDLRSPLSALTMTLGWMEQELPPGPLHESARSGLTVTARLDRMIADLMDVPRLEQGRLTPRMAPLDVSRLMEDVRRSLEGVARARKLTLDVVTPISLTLNVDSDLLTRVLENLATNALRYAPTGGRVRLEGGRDLHGAWVAVRNDGPPIPRELRPRIFDKYVQGDRELDTRRGYGLGLYFSRLAAEAHGGQLSVEDAPGWSTSFVVRLPA; this is encoded by the coding sequence GTGGACAGCGTCCTGGGTTGGCCTCACTCCTCTTTCGATGAGTCGCTGGCACGGGCGGTGGACGCCCAGCGGCGAAGCGTGCTCGGCACGGGCGCGGCCGTACGCCTGGTCGGCGCGGCCATCTTCCTGGTCGTCACCACGGCGCTGTGGCTGTCGGGCGGCGCGGACTGGGCGCCGTACCCGCCGCTGCTCGCCCCCTACGTCGGCGTCGCGGGCGTGCTCTTCGCCGTGCGCCATCGCCCGGAGGCGCGGTGGCTGGGTGTGGTGCAGTCGCCGGTGGACGTGGCGCTCGTCTACGGGCTCCAGCACCTGGCCCTCCCCATCTCTCCGTTCCCCGCGGGCGTCGCGGGCTTCAGCCTGGGGCTCTTCGCGCTGGTGGTGAACCTGAGCGGGCTCACCCTGCGGCCCGTCGTCGTCTACGGCACCGCGCTGCTCGCGTCGGTGGCGCAGGGCGCGTTGATGCGCGAGGCGGGGGTGGGCTGGGGCGCGGTGGTCATCGCCGTCATCACGCTCTTCCTCGTGGCCGCGGTGAAGCAGTACAGCACCGCGAGGCTGCGCATGCTCGCCGGAGCCCTCACCCGCGCGGAGGTGGACCGGGCCCTGGAGGCGCGGCGCTCCCAGGAGGTGGAGGAGGCGCGGCGCACCATCTCCCGCATGCTCGAGGAGGAGCACGCGAAGAACGAGGAGCTGCGCGCGCTCCAGCGCGACAAGGAGCTGCTCACGCAGTTCCTCATCCATGACCTGCGCTCGCCCCTGTCGGCGCTGACCATGACGCTGGGGTGGATGGAGCAGGAGCTGCCGCCCGGGCCGCTTCATGAGTCCGCGCGCTCGGGGTTGACCGTCACCGCGCGGCTGGACCGGATGATCGCCGACCTGATGGACGTGCCCCGGCTCGAGCAGGGCCGCCTCACGCCCCGCATGGCGCCCCTGGACGTGAGCCGGCTGATGGAGGACGTGAGGCGCTCGCTCGAGGGCGTGGCCCGCGCGCGCAAGCTCACGCTGGATGTGGTGACACCCATCTCCCTCACGCTGAACGTGGACTCGGACCTGCTCACCCGCGTGCTGGAGAACCTGGCCACCAATGCGCTGCGCTACGCCCCCACGGGAGGGCGGGTGCGGCTGGAGGGAGGCCGGGACCTGCACGGCGCCTGGGTGGCGGTGCGCAACGACGGGCCGCCCATCCCCCGCGAGCTGCGCCCGCGCATCTTCGACAAGTACGTGCAGGGAGACCGGGAGCTGGACACCCGCCGAGGCTACGGCCTGGGGCTGTACTTCTCCCGGCTGGCGGCCGAGGCCCACGGAGGTCAGCTCTCCGTGGAGGACGCGCCGGGCTGGTCCACGTCCTTCGTGGTGAGGCTGCCCGCGTAG